From a single Cytophagales bacterium WSM2-2 genomic region:
- a CDS encoding peroxiredoxin: MALSIGDKAPDFITKDQDGKEVKLTDFAGKKVVLYFYPKDMTPGCTTEACNLRDNYKILQKQGYEVLGVSRDNEKMHRKFIEKESLPFRLLADTDLSVHNKYGTWIEKSMYGRKYMGTARVTFIIDETGKIADIIGKVDTANHTAQILGEASVAKPVKKAAKAKPAKKAVKAVKKSVKKVSKKAASKKSTKKKK, from the coding sequence ATGGCACTAAGCATTGGAGACAAAGCTCCTGACTTCATCACAAAAGACCAGGATGGCAAAGAAGTTAAGCTCACCGATTTTGCGGGGAAAAAAGTGGTTTTGTATTTCTATCCGAAAGACATGACCCCGGGCTGCACAACTGAAGCATGTAACCTGAGAGACAACTACAAAATCCTCCAGAAGCAAGGATATGAAGTGCTTGGCGTAAGCCGTGACAATGAAAAGATGCATCGCAAATTCATTGAAAAAGAAAGTCTCCCCTTCCGCCTGCTAGCCGACACCGACCTTTCCGTCCATAATAAGTATGGCACTTGGATCGAAAAATCAATGTATGGCCGCAAATACATGGGCACTGCCCGCGTCACTTTTATCATAGACGAAACAGGAAAAATCGCGGACATTATTGGCAAAGTAGATACCGCGAACCACACCGCTCAGATTTTGGGCGAGGCATCTGTTGCAAAACCTGTTAAAAAAGCAGCCAAAGCAAAGCCAGCCAAGAAGGCCGTGAAAGCAGTGAAGAAATCCGTGAAGAAGGTTTCGAAAAAAGCAGCCTCGAAAAAATCAACGAAAAAGAAAAAGTAG
- the tktA gene encoding transketolase, which yields MPVQPDLAQLKKLATQIRRDIVRMVHACQSGHPGGSLGCTDFFVALYFHFLKHDPKFNMNGMGEDLFFLSNGHISPVWYSTLARSGYFDVKELATFRQINSRLQGHPATHEHLPGIRIASGSLGQGLSVALGAAQAKKLNKDNQLVFVLMGDGEQQEGQVWEAAMYAAHNKMDNVIATIDYNGQQIDGPVDKILSLLDLKAKWESFGWIVNEFDGNKMEDVIAGIEKAKSQAGKGKPVMNLMKTVMGFGVDYMMGSHKWHGVAPNDEELQKALAQLEETIGDY from the coding sequence ATGCCGGTTCAACCTGACCTCGCTCAACTCAAGAAATTAGCTACACAAATTCGCAGAGACATCGTTCGCATGGTGCATGCGTGCCAAAGCGGCCACCCGGGTGGATCGCTGGGCTGTACAGATTTCTTTGTGGCACTCTACTTCCACTTCTTGAAGCACGACCCGAAATTCAATATGAACGGAATGGGTGAAGATTTATTTTTCTTGTCCAATGGCCATATTTCACCGGTATGGTATTCAACATTAGCCCGGTCTGGTTATTTTGATGTGAAAGAACTTGCCACGTTCAGGCAAATCAATTCACGGCTGCAGGGACACCCCGCTACTCACGAACATTTGCCAGGAATTCGAATTGCATCAGGATCTCTCGGTCAGGGACTATCGGTTGCTCTCGGAGCAGCTCAAGCAAAAAAATTAAACAAAGACAACCAGTTGGTCTTTGTGCTGATGGGTGATGGCGAACAGCAGGAAGGACAAGTATGGGAAGCCGCCATGTATGCCGCCCATAACAAAATGGACAACGTAATAGCAACCATTGATTACAACGGGCAGCAGATCGATGGGCCGGTCGACAAAATTCTTTCCCTCCTGGACCTGAAAGCCAAGTGGGAATCTTTCGGATGGATCGTGAACGAATTTGACGGCAATAAAATGGAGGATGTGATCGCGGGTATTGAAAAGGCGAAATCACAAGCTGGAAAAGGGAAACCCGTTATGAATTTGATGAAAACCGTGATGGGTTTTGGCGTTGATTATATGATGGGATCACACAAGTGGCACGGAGTAGCGCCTAATGATGAAGAGTTGCAAAAAGCACTCGCTCAACTCGAAGAAACAATCGGAGATTATTGA
- the pcm gene encoding protein-L-isoaspartate O-methyltransferase, with translation MLEDNYKQRGLRNNLVKKLRLKGIKDEAVLAAIGKVPRHVFFEDALLPHAYEDKAFPIGEGQTISQPYTVAFQSEKLEIKPGQKILEVGTGSGYQAAILLEIGAKVYTIEFNKKLYDITKGFLPGLGYNPFFFFGDGSMGLPSKAPFDKIIVTAGAPVVPQALLDQLSEGGIMIIPVGNRETQKMVKFTKRNGKFQKEEFSNFSFVPLLGESGWTK, from the coding sequence ATGTTAGAAGACAATTATAAGCAGCGCGGGTTGCGCAATAATTTGGTCAAAAAATTGCGCCTAAAAGGCATAAAAGATGAGGCCGTTTTGGCAGCCATCGGAAAGGTGCCCAGGCACGTTTTTTTTGAGGATGCTTTGCTCCCTCACGCCTATGAAGACAAGGCTTTTCCAATCGGGGAAGGCCAGACCATCTCCCAACCTTATACCGTAGCCTTTCAGAGCGAAAAACTGGAGATAAAACCGGGTCAAAAGATCCTGGAGGTCGGTACAGGATCGGGTTACCAGGCAGCTATTCTGCTGGAGATCGGGGCTAAAGTGTACACCATCGAATTCAATAAGAAGCTCTACGACATAACAAAAGGCTTCCTCCCAGGTTTGGGCTATAATCCTTTTTTCTTTTTCGGAGATGGGTCAATGGGCCTGCCCTCCAAAGCGCCCTTCGACAAGATTATTGTCACCGCCGGGGCTCCGGTGGTTCCGCAAGCACTGCTCGATCAATTGAGCGAAGGTGGAATCATGATTATTCCGGTCGGAAACCGCGAAACGCAAAAGATGGTGAAGTTCACCAAGCGAAATGGCAAATTTCAGAAAGAGGAATTCTCCAATTTTTCTTTTGTCCCCCTGCTCGGTGAGAGTGGCTGGACCAAATAA
- the tktC gene encoding transketolase yields MTKFTFTEKKDTRSGFGVGLHELGKQNSNVVALCADLTGSLKMDAFKKDFPERFFQTGIAEANMMGLAAGMTIGGKIPFTGTFANFSTGRVYDQIRQSIAYSGKNVKICASHAGVTLGEDGATHQILEDIGMMRMLPGMTVIVPCDFNQTKAATIALGKHIGPAYLRFGRPSWPIFTAPDRPFTIGKADKMIEGKDVTIFACGHLVWTAIEAEEKLAEQGISAEVINIHTIKPLDVAAVLESVQKTKCAVTCEEHQINGGLGDSIAQVLARQIPLPLEMVAVNDSFGESGTPTQLLKKYGLGADNIIEAVKKAISRKK; encoded by the coding sequence ATGACGAAATTTACTTTCACCGAAAAAAAAGATACTCGCTCCGGATTTGGCGTAGGGCTTCACGAACTGGGTAAGCAAAACTCAAACGTAGTTGCCTTGTGCGCTGATCTTACCGGTTCATTAAAAATGGATGCCTTCAAAAAGGATTTTCCAGAGAGGTTTTTTCAAACCGGTATCGCTGAGGCCAACATGATGGGCCTTGCCGCCGGCATGACCATCGGAGGAAAAATTCCTTTCACGGGTACGTTTGCCAATTTTTCAACTGGTCGTGTCTACGACCAGATCCGTCAGTCGATTGCCTACTCAGGAAAGAATGTAAAAATCTGTGCTTCACACGCGGGTGTTACACTGGGTGAAGACGGAGCCACACACCAAATCCTGGAAGACATCGGAATGATGAGAATGTTGCCTGGCATGACAGTAATCGTGCCCTGCGATTTCAATCAAACTAAAGCTGCAACCATCGCATTAGGAAAACATATCGGTCCTGCCTACCTGAGATTTGGCCGTCCAAGTTGGCCAATCTTCACAGCACCTGATCGTCCCTTCACCATTGGCAAAGCCGATAAGATGATTGAGGGAAAAGATGTAACCATTTTTGCGTGCGGCCACCTGGTATGGACAGCAATCGAAGCCGAAGAGAAATTAGCGGAGCAAGGGATCAGTGCTGAAGTGATCAACATTCATACGATTAAACCGCTTGACGTTGCCGCAGTGCTTGAGTCGGTTCAGAAAACAAAATGTGCCGTGACTTGTGAAGAGCACCAGATCAATGGAGGTCTCGGAGACAGCATTGCCCAGGTATTGGCCCGTCAAATACCTCTTCCTTTAGAAATGGTAGCCGTAAATGACAGCTTTGGAGAGAGTGGAACACCTACTCAGCTGCTCAAAAAATATGGCCTGGGTGCAGACAATATAATAGAGGCTGTTAAGAAGGCAATTAGTCGTAAAAAGTAG
- a CDS encoding AraC family transcriptional regulator, which produces MINPATYTLISPQNGNLAFKISRFEDNSNYDHIQRLNYYSLILITEGSAILKADFAEHEVRKNYLLSFSPYQPFMLRNAPELRGITINFHPDFFCIHKHHQAVACHGVLFNNIYQPSFTVMPQSECDRFESTVEQMIAEMKNAELAQYELLTSYLKIILISASRVKVSQNQEMQVSLEETKEPFILQNLKDAIEQHYRTRHSANEYAEILHITPKALGKIAKGYFNKTLTELISERIIIEAKRELYLTYKTVKEISYHLGFNDEHYFSRFFKNNADVSPQLYRETVGFARAE; this is translated from the coding sequence ATGATCAATCCTGCAACTTATACCCTGATCAGTCCTCAGAACGGGAACCTTGCCTTCAAGATTTCCCGTTTTGAAGATAATAGCAATTACGACCACATCCAGCGGTTGAATTACTATTCGCTAATTCTGATCACAGAAGGTTCTGCTATCCTGAAAGCCGATTTTGCAGAACATGAGGTGAGAAAAAACTACTTACTGAGTTTTTCGCCTTATCAACCGTTTATGCTTAGGAATGCACCGGAACTCAGAGGAATCACAATCAACTTCCATCCCGATTTCTTTTGCATCCACAAACATCACCAGGCGGTGGCGTGCCATGGAGTTCTCTTCAATAATATTTATCAACCCTCTTTTACGGTGATGCCGCAATCAGAGTGTGATCGGTTTGAATCAACCGTTGAGCAGATGATTGCAGAGATGAAAAATGCCGAGCTCGCACAATACGAACTACTGACTTCCTATTTGAAAATCATATTGATTTCCGCCTCCCGCGTGAAGGTCAGCCAAAATCAGGAGATGCAGGTCAGCCTGGAGGAAACAAAGGAGCCATTTATCCTCCAGAATTTAAAAGATGCAATTGAGCAACATTATCGTACCAGGCATTCGGCTAACGAATATGCGGAAATTCTTCACATCACCCCAAAAGCGCTCGGCAAGATCGCCAAGGGATACTTCAACAAAACACTGACAGAGCTTATCTCCGAAAGAATAATTATCGAAGCCAAACGTGAGTTATACCTGACTTATAAAACTGTAAAAGAGATTTCCTATCACCTGGGTTTTAATGATGAGCATTACTTCAGCCGGTTCTTTAAAAATAATGCCGATGTCTCTCCGCAGCTTTACCGGGAAACGGTTGGCTTTGCACGAGCCGAATAG
- a CDS encoding 2-hydroxyhepta-2,4-diene-1,7-dioate isomerase, translating to MRIFAIGRNYAEHIKELNNERPDEPVIFSKPDTAILKNGSPFYYPDFSKDIHHEIELVLKISKEGKNIEEKFADKYFDSIGLGVDFTARDLQQKAKDKGLPWDIAKGFNSSAPISDKFIPVADFKNLTDINFKLEIDGVVKQQGNTSLMLFNFNYIISYLSKFFTLRTGDLIFTGTPKGVGPVSIGNKLTGYIENEKLLEFEVK from the coding sequence ATGAGAATTTTTGCAATTGGACGAAATTACGCAGAGCACATCAAAGAATTGAACAACGAACGGCCCGACGAGCCGGTGATTTTCAGTAAACCAGACACTGCAATACTGAAAAACGGTTCACCGTTTTATTATCCTGACTTCTCGAAAGACATCCATCATGAAATTGAATTGGTTTTGAAGATCAGCAAAGAAGGAAAAAATATTGAAGAGAAATTTGCAGATAAGTATTTCGACTCTATTGGACTCGGAGTTGACTTCACTGCACGCGACTTGCAACAAAAAGCGAAAGACAAAGGGCTACCCTGGGATATTGCCAAAGGATTTAACAGCTCAGCTCCCATCTCTGATAAGTTCATTCCCGTTGCTGATTTCAAAAACCTCACAGACATTAACTTTAAACTCGAAATAGACGGAGTGGTAAAGCAACAGGGCAACACCAGCCTCATGCTTTTCAACTTCAACTATATTATTTCATACTTGTCCAAATTTTTTACGCTTCGCACAGGCGACTTAATTTTTACCGGCACTCCAAAAGGAGTTGGCCCCGTGAGCATTGGAAACAAACTGACAGGTTACATTGAAAACGAAAAACTGCTTGAATTTGAGGTTAAGTAA